The following is a genomic window from Rhodothermus profundi.
GCGATTGGAAGCCCGCACGTACACGTTCTGCGCATTGGCATCCGGGAACTGATACTGGTTCGGGCCAATGACATCGCCATTGGTGAAGTTAAAATTGTTCCAGGAGTGCATGGACAGCTCGTAGGAGCCGTCCCCATCGAGGTCAGCGGGCAGGATGGCGTAGGGGCTTCCACCGCCGCGGTTGACCGGGTCAAAATCTTCAGAAGCGCGGCTGCTAATCCGGACCTCTTCCACCCAGACTTCAAAGCCACTCCCAATGTCTCCGGTTACTGAGAGGATATACCAGTTGTCGTAGCGGTTATTGCGTCCATTGTTGGGAAAGAGCAATTCCTGTTGTCCGTCCCCGTCTACATCCAGAACCGTCATTTGCTCGCTGACCCAGCGATCCGGTAGGTCGTCCGGAAAGTCATAGATGGAGGCGGGTCCGGTACCGTAATCGTCATCGGTTCCTGTAAACTCATAGACAAACAGGCCGGGGCGTAGATTCAGTTGGCCAACCAGCGGGTTGGTTGCGCTGTAGTTTCGCCCGGACAAAAACATAAACTCTCCTTTGCCATCCCCATCCAGGTCGCCACACACCGCAAACCGGCTGTTGTAGGAGGTGCTGGTTGAGTCAACCCACGGGGTTGCATAGACCAGTTCCCAGGTGTCCACGCCTTTATTTTCGATGACGTAGACGCGGCCGCCTCCTGAGTAGTCGGTTACCAGCACCTCTACCAGGCCGTCGCCGTCCATGTCGCAGGGGCCGTAGGCGCCGCGTGCGCCAGAATGGTAGCCTACCGTGTAGGGGTCTTGAAAGTTGTCACTGACCGGTACGTTGAATACATAGTCGGTTTTCTGGGCCTGCAGGGGCCAGGCCAGCCATAACATGGCCAGGATACAGAGTGGGGTAGCTTTGGGCATGGCGCTTCCTCCGATGGTGGTGGGGATGTAACTCAGTTTTATTTTTAATTAAAAACCCAAAAATAGAAAATCAACATAATCGCCTGCGTCGCTTCGGGTTGGAAGCGGTCCCAATCGACACCGTACCGCCATAGCTCGGTCAAATTTCAGGCGTCAGCACCTTGCCTATGAGTCCGGGCCCTGAACTGCCTGGCAGCCAGGAGTGCAGGCAAGAGATGGGGTGCGGGCTACCCGGATTGTGCCCCCTCCTTTTTCCGGGTCAGGTGTCGTTTTGTCCCGTGAAGCTCCTCTTTGCGTATCTCCTGAATCATCAGAGCCTTCTGCAGGAATTCGAGGATTTGTTCTATTTCCTTTATCTTTTAAGATAGATTCGGCATTTTTCAAAGATATGAAAAAAATATTGATCAATTGCTGAAATAAATGAGCGAGCGTTTCCTGTTTGCAGAAACAAAGTTATATTACCCGGGAACATTACGCTCTGTCGTGAAGAAACAACCTCAACCCTGTTAGCTGACCGTTTAAGCATAACCTGGAGGCCCCGCATTATGGCGCAGCGCATCCGTTCTCGGAAGAAAGACAAGGTGACCATCTACGACGTTGCTCGCGAAGCGGGCGTTGCCATCTCAACCGTTTCTCGCGTGCTCAATAACTCCAGCGACGTCTCCGAGGAAACTCGGCAACGCGTCCTTCGGGCAATCGAGAAATTGCAGTTCCGCCCCGATCGGACGGCCAAAACCCTGGCGCAAAAGAAAACGCGCGTGCTGGCCGTGGCCGTTACGTCGTTTACCACGCCATTTCATAATGAACTGCTGAAAGGCGTTCGCACGGCCCTGGAAAATGTAGACGCCGACCTGCTGCTGAGTGACCTGGGATCTAGATATCCCCAGCAGAAGTTAATGAACTTTCTACGGCGCGGAGCAGTTGATGGGCTGCTCCTGATCGGGCTCCCAGTCGATGAAAAACTTACGCTAGAGCTGCGCGCCCTGCATGCTCCTGTTGTAATGGTGGGCTATCATCATACTGACTTTGATTGCTTTTACTGGGATGACCGGGCCGGTGCCCGAGCGGCCGTGGAACATCTGATCGCCTGCGGTCACCGTCGCATCGGCATGATCCGCTCCCACACAGAAGGAAGCTTGCAGCTTGACCGCATCGCCGGGTATCGGGAAGCATTGGAAGCGGCCGGCATCCCGTTTGACCCAGAACTGATCCGCGCCGGCAAAACCGAAAAGCATGCCGGGTTTAGTGAAGAAGCGGGCTACGAAGCCATGCAGGACCTGCTAAAGATCGAGCCGCGGGTAACTGCTGTCTTCGCCAGTAGCGACGTCCAGGCCATCGGGGCCTGGAAGGCGCTGCGTGAGGCTGGCCTGCGAGTGCCCGAAGATGTAGCTCTGGTGGGTTATGACGACATTAAGGTGAGCGAATATATCGGGTTGTCCAGCGTGTCGCAAAACATGCATACGGTTGGACGCGAAGCAACCCGGCTGCTTGTGGAACGCGTTAAAGGAGTCCGGCAAGACCCTCCGCAGGAAGTGCTGGTTGTTCCTCAGCTAAACATCCGATATTCAAGTAATTGCGGACGCACCTGAGCCCATGATTACAGAGACCCTCCTACAGGCCCAACTGGAGCGAACCCTTCGGGAGACCAATCTTCGGGAACTGGGCCCGCCTTACCGAGGGAAAGTGCGTGATGTCTATACGGTGGACGAACATCTGGTAATCGTCACGACCGACCGCATTTCTGCGTTCGATCATATTTTGCGTCAGACCATTCCCTTTAAAGGACAGGTGCTAAACCAACTGGCTGCCTACTTCTTTCGCCATACCGCCGACCTGGTCCCCAATCACGTGGAGGCCGTGCCCGACCCGAACGTAACCGTAGCACGGCGGTGCCGCCCGATCCCTATCGAATTTGTTGTGCGGGGCTATCTGGCGGGACATGCCTGGAGGGTCTACCAAAGTGGCCAGCGCGAGCTGTGCGGCAAGCGTCTCCCCGAGGGCCTGGTGCAAAACGCCCGGCTTCCTGAACCCATCCTG
Proteins encoded in this region:
- a CDS encoding LacI family DNA-binding transcriptional regulator; amino-acid sequence: MAQRIRSRKKDKVTIYDVAREAGVAISTVSRVLNNSSDVSEETRQRVLRAIEKLQFRPDRTAKTLAQKKTRVLAVAVTSFTTPFHNELLKGVRTALENVDADLLLSDLGSRYPQQKLMNFLRRGAVDGLLLIGLPVDEKLTLELRALHAPVVMVGYHHTDFDCFYWDDRAGARAAVEHLIACGHRRIGMIRSHTEGSLQLDRIAGYREALEAAGIPFDPELIRAGKTEKHAGFSEEAGYEAMQDLLKIEPRVTAVFASSDVQAIGAWKALREAGLRVPEDVALVGYDDIKVSEYIGLSSVSQNMHTVGREATRLLVERVKGVRQDPPQEVLVVPQLNIRYSSNCGRT